In the Diorhabda carinulata isolate Delta chromosome 9, icDioCari1.1, whole genome shotgun sequence genome, one interval contains:
- the LOC130898303 gene encoding frizzled-2 produces the protein MKTTSEFLVVLTSSILAGFFGSSHSSVISSDLEGRCEEITIPMCMGIGYNNTRMPNELNHETQEEAGLEVHQFWPLVEIGCAPDLKFFLCSMYAPICLEDFLKPLPPCRGICNRARTGCEPIMTHYGFKWPERMECDQFPVQGGDILCMDQPAQNNASSTPKPTTNRKNLKPCRNGSKNCTVPLGDQKRKECKCQCQQPLVSMGREIPLAINRSVAGIANCAYPCKETYFNPDEKEFATIWITLWSGLCAASTLMTLTTFFIETERFKYPERPIVFLSACYFLVSVGYLIRVGVGHEEVACDANIIKYSSTGPSLCTTVFLLVYFFGMASSIWWVILSLTWFLAAGLKWGNEAIASYAQYFHIAAWLIPTFQTLGVLLSGAVDGDPVSGICYVGNMNMDNLRTFVLGPLIIYLILGTSFLLAGFVSLFRIRNVIKKQGGAGAGSKADKLEKLMIRIGIFSVLYTVPATIVIGCHLYENTFHEEWMKSLACTCPTNVVSVKERPLYSVLMLKYFMALAVGITSGVWIWSGKTVDSWRRLSRRLFGRSDLSGANAVLIKNRNKPPPAGFLIGGPGSASLLGPTSSVASASQHHLHHHVLKQPPLSHV, from the coding sequence ATGAAAACCACGAGCGAGTTTCTCGTGGTGCTCACGAGTAGCATATTAGCAGGGTTTTTCGGTTCTTCGCACTCTTCAGTTATATCATCAGATCTAGAAGGACGATGCGAAGAAATTACCATACCCATGTGCATGGGAATAGGATACAATAATACACGAATGCCAAACGAACTGAATCACGAAACTCAAGAAGAAGCTGGTTTAGAGGTCCACCAGTTTTGGCCATTAGTAGAAATAGGTTGTGCACCagatttaaaattctttttatgttCTATGTACGCGCCGATATGTTTAGAAGACTTTTTAAAACCACTTCCACCTTGCCGAGGTATCTGCAATAGAGCAAGAACCGGCTGTGAACCTATTATGACTCACTACGGTTTCAAATGGCCGGAAAGAATGGAATGTGATCAATTTCCTGTTCAAGGAGGAGATATACTATGTATGGATCAACCCGCTCAAAATAACGCTTCGTCTACTCCGAAACCAACAACAAATAGGAAAAACTTGAAACCATGTAGGAACGGTTCAAAAAACTGCACAGTTCCCCTCGGAGACCAAAAAAGAAAAGAGTGCAAATGCCAGTGTCAACAACCCCTCGTCTCCATGGGGAGAGAAATTCCACTCGCCATAAACAGAAGCGTCGCAGGCATCGCAAATTGTGCATACCCTTGCAAGGAAACGTACTTCAACCCCGACGAAAAAGAATTCGCAACCATATGGATAACGCTATGGTCGGGTCTGTGCGCCGCCTCCACACTAATGACACTTACCACGTTTTTCATCGAAACGGAACGGTTCAAGTACCCTGAGAGACCGATCGTCTTTCTTTCCGCCTGCTACTTTTTAGTATCCGTAGGATACTTGATAAGAGTGGGAGTCGGTCACGAGGAAGTTGCTTGCGATGCAAATATCATCAAGTATTCTTCCACTGGACCAAGTCTTTGTACAACAGTTTTCTTACTCGTCTATTTCTTCGGTATGGCGTCTTCTATTTGGTGGGTGATATTATCACTAACATGGTTTCTAGCCGCTGGGTTGAAATGGGGAAACGAAGCGATAGCCAGTTATGCTCAATATTTCCACATAGCAGCATGGCTTATTCCTACTTTCCAAACTCTAGGAGTTTTATTATCAGGTGCAGTTGATGGAGATCCCGTATCTGGAATTTGTTATGTCGGCAATATGAATATGGATAATTTAAGAACATTCGTTTTAGGTCcgctaataatttatttaatcttgGGTACAAGCTTCCTTTTAGCAGGTTTCGTATCCCTCTTCAGAATAAGAAACGTTATTAAGAAACAGGGAGGTGCTGGCGCAGGATCTAAAGCggataaattagaaaaactgaTGATACGTATAGGAATATTCAGCGTGCTTTACACTGTACCTGCAACTATAGTGATTGGTTGTCATTTGTACGAAAATACGTTTCACGAGGAATGGATGAAATCTTTAGCTTGTACTTGTCCGACTAACGTGGTATCCGTTAAGGAACGACCACTTTACTCCGTCTTAATGCTCAAATACTTCATGGCTCTGGCAGTAGGTATAACGTCCGGAGTATGGATATGGTCGGGAAAGACCGTCGACTCTTGGAGAAGACTATCAAGAAGATTGTTTGGAAGATCAGATCTTTCTGGTGCGAACGCTGTATTaatcaaaaacagaaataaacCGCCTCCGGCAGGGTTTTTAATCGGAGGTCCAGGTAGCGCTTCACTACTCGGACCTACAAGTAGCGTAGCTTCGGCCAGTCAACACCATCTACACCACCATGTTTTAAAACAACCCCCTCTCAGTCACGTATGA